The Nocardia arthritidis genome has a window encoding:
- a CDS encoding glutamate synthase subunit beta, producing MGDTQGFLKHTSRELPKRRPVPLRLMDWKEVYEENFSKDTLKTQASRCMDCGIPFCHNGCPLGNLIPEWNDLVYKDRWRDGIDRLHATNNFPEFTGRLCPAPCESSCVLGINQDAVTIKQVEVELIENAFDEGWVTPVYPTRLTGKRVAVVGSGPAGLAAAQQLTRAGHTVTVFERADRIGGLLRYGIPEFKMEKRFIDRRLAQMEAEGTIFKTGVNVGVDITAEQLREQYDAIVLAGGATLARDLPIPGRDLDGIHQAMEFLPWANRVQLGDDVTDADGLPPIHAKDKKVVIIGGGDTGADCLGTSHRQGAASVHQFEIMPRPPEERATSTPWPTYPLMYRVSSAHEEGGERVFSVNTERFVGADGKVTGLEAHEVKMVNGRFEKVDGTDFTLEADLVLLAMGFVGPEKPGLLTDLGVGYDQRGNVQRDRNWATNVPGVFVAGDMGRGQSLIVWAIAEGRAAAAAVDNYLEGETALPAPITPTMVAQR from the coding sequence GTGGGTGACACGCAGGGATTTCTGAAGCACACTTCGCGTGAGCTCCCGAAGCGGCGGCCGGTGCCGCTGCGCCTGATGGACTGGAAAGAGGTCTACGAGGAGAACTTCTCCAAGGACACCTTGAAGACCCAGGCCAGCCGCTGCATGGACTGTGGAATTCCGTTCTGCCACAACGGTTGTCCGCTGGGCAACCTGATTCCGGAATGGAACGACCTCGTCTACAAGGATCGCTGGCGCGACGGTATCGACCGGCTGCACGCCACCAACAACTTCCCGGAATTCACCGGGCGGCTGTGTCCGGCGCCGTGCGAATCGTCCTGCGTGCTGGGCATCAACCAGGACGCGGTGACCATCAAGCAGGTCGAGGTCGAGCTGATCGAGAACGCCTTCGACGAGGGCTGGGTGACCCCGGTCTACCCGACCCGGTTGACCGGTAAGCGGGTGGCCGTCGTCGGCTCCGGCCCGGCCGGTCTGGCCGCCGCACAGCAGCTGACCCGTGCAGGCCACACCGTCACGGTGTTCGAGCGGGCCGACCGCATCGGCGGTCTGCTGCGCTACGGCATTCCGGAATTCAAGATGGAGAAGCGCTTCATCGACCGCCGCCTCGCGCAGATGGAGGCCGAGGGCACCATCTTCAAGACCGGGGTGAACGTCGGCGTCGACATCACCGCCGAGCAGCTGCGCGAGCAGTACGACGCGATCGTGCTGGCCGGCGGCGCCACCCTGGCCCGCGACCTGCCGATTCCGGGTCGCGATCTGGACGGTATCCATCAGGCGATGGAATTCCTGCCGTGGGCCAATCGGGTGCAGCTCGGCGACGACGTCACCGACGCCGACGGGCTGCCGCCGATCCATGCGAAGGATAAGAAGGTCGTCATCATCGGCGGTGGTGACACCGGCGCCGACTGCCTCGGCACCTCGCACCGGCAGGGCGCGGCGAGCGTGCACCAGTTCGAGATCATGCCGCGGCCGCCGGAGGAGCGTGCGACGTCCACCCCGTGGCCGACCTATCCCCTCATGTACCGGGTGTCCTCGGCGCACGAGGAGGGCGGCGAGCGGGTGTTCTCGGTGAACACCGAGCGTTTCGTCGGCGCGGACGGCAAGGTGACCGGCCTGGAGGCGCACGAGGTCAAGATGGTGAACGGCCGCTTCGAGAAGGTGGACGGCACCGACTTCACCCTCGAGGCCGACCTGGTGCTGCTCGCCATGGGCTTCGTCGGTCCCGAAAAGCCGGGCCTGCTCACCGATTTGGGCGTCGGCTACGACCAGCGCGGCAACGTCCAGCGCGACCGGAACTGGGCCACCAACGTCCCCGGCGTATTCGTCGCGGGCGATATGGGCCGCGGCCAGTCCCTGATCGTGTGGGCCATCGCCGAGGGCCGCGCCGCCGCGGCCGCCGTCGACAACTACCTGGAGGGTGAGACCGCGCTGCCCGCGCCCATCACCCCCACCATGGTCGCCCAGCGCTGA